One window from the genome of Ananas comosus cultivar F153 linkage group 13, ASM154086v1, whole genome shotgun sequence encodes:
- the LOC109719076 gene encoding formin-like protein 16, with translation MGQALRRSSGKVRPPPPPPPPPPPPPPTSPPPPPPPPSAAARGGAAAQDRVDISDAEVTTSTKDDHGVLAERDPMYDDMLRHMVGRITSKPGGKLEMGEASIVERYNRPLPKLRSSKADAGGSGGRPLPPGTLNVAQIRQIILLHQGKSDYHRGPMAVQEIAEKFRIDAAEVRKIVQFLSFPQEETDKKTED, from the exons ATGGGCCAGGCTCTCCGGCGATCCTCGGGGAAGGTGcgcccccctccgccgccgcctcctccgccacctccgccgccgccgacgtctcctcctccgccgccgccgccgccgtccgcgGCGGCAAGGGGCGGCGCCGCGGCGCAGGATCGGGTCGACATTTCCGATGCAG AGGTGACTACTTCAACTAAAGATGATCATGGTGTACTTGCGGAGCGGGATCCAATGTATGACGACATGCTCAGGCATATGGTTGGTAGAATCACATCAAAGCCTGGAGGCAAATTAGAAATGGGTGAG GCATCAATTGTAGAGCGATACAATCGGCCATTGCCGAAGCTTCGGAGCTCAAAAGCTGACGCTGGAGGGAGCGGGGGAAGGCCGCTTCCGCCTGGAACCCTGAACGTAGCGCAAATCCGCCAAATCATCCTCCTCCATCAGGGGAAGTCGGATTATCACCGCGGGCCGATGGCCGTTCAAGAAATCGCGGAGAAATTCAGGATCGACGCCGCCGAAGTTCGAAAGATCGTGCAATTCCTCTCGTTTCCCCAAGAAGAAACTGACAAGAAAACAGAAGACTGA